From one Streptomyces sp. SCSIO 30461 genomic stretch:
- a CDS encoding PrsW family intramembrane metalloprotease: protein MSDRIRQPYPTAPHPAIPACDEQLLFDAVPEPARWRYKPRRALWRSAAVRAWTVITLLALCGLVILALVREQTGTEGFAVGLALALLPVPLLMAAFRWLDRVEPGPWRNLLFAFAWGACAAALIAIIANSFATQWIATATADPRSADTIGATIIAPVVEESAKAAAVLLIFLLRRKDFTGIVDGVVVAGFTATGFAFTENILYLGNAFLEDQEFGRSGFASGTAATFVVRILMSPFAHPLFTVLTGIGFGAAALTARRRRLRRTVLPLLGLTLAIGVHALWNGSAVFGPWGFFAVYGLFMVPAFALLTWLAVWSRQRELHTVATQLPPYAAAGWISPAEPLALSSMRARTLARDAAARVHGSAAARAVSEYEGFATSLAFLRHRAHQGTAGPDFTAREQELLHHLWQRKHVASPALTYAARATGRVRIPPPHRDYEGYNPYRG from the coding sequence GTGTCCGACCGGATCAGGCAGCCGTATCCCACGGCGCCCCACCCCGCCATCCCGGCGTGTGACGAGCAGCTGCTCTTCGACGCCGTGCCGGAGCCTGCGCGCTGGCGCTACAAACCGCGCCGGGCACTCTGGCGCAGCGCGGCGGTGCGCGCCTGGACCGTGATCACCCTGCTCGCCCTGTGCGGTCTGGTCATCCTGGCGCTGGTGCGCGAGCAGACCGGCACCGAGGGGTTCGCAGTGGGTCTCGCTCTCGCCCTGCTGCCGGTCCCGCTGCTGATGGCGGCGTTCCGGTGGCTGGACCGCGTGGAACCGGGGCCATGGCGGAATCTGCTCTTCGCCTTCGCCTGGGGGGCCTGCGCCGCCGCGCTCATCGCGATCATCGCCAACTCCTTCGCCACCCAGTGGATAGCGACCGCGACCGCCGATCCGAGATCGGCCGACACGATCGGTGCCACGATCATCGCGCCGGTGGTGGAGGAGAGCGCGAAGGCCGCGGCCGTGCTGCTCATCTTCCTGTTGCGCAGGAAGGACTTCACCGGGATCGTGGACGGGGTCGTGGTGGCCGGGTTCACCGCGACCGGCTTCGCGTTCACCGAGAACATCCTCTATCTCGGCAACGCCTTCCTGGAGGACCAGGAGTTCGGCCGCTCGGGCTTCGCTTCCGGGACAGCGGCGACGTTCGTCGTACGCATCCTGATGTCGCCGTTCGCCCATCCCCTGTTCACCGTGCTGACCGGCATCGGCTTCGGTGCCGCCGCACTCACCGCCCGCCGCCGGAGACTGCGCCGGACCGTGCTGCCGCTGCTCGGCCTGACCCTGGCGATAGGCGTGCACGCCCTGTGGAACGGCTCGGCGGTCTTCGGCCCCTGGGGCTTCTTCGCGGTGTACGGGCTCTTCATGGTCCCGGCCTTCGCACTGCTCACATGGCTCGCGGTCTGGAGCAGGCAGCGCGAACTGCACACGGTCGCGACCCAGCTTCCCCCGTACGCGGCGGCGGGCTGGATCTCCCCCGCCGAGCCGCTCGCCCTGTCCTCGATGCGGGCGCGCACGCTGGCCCGGGACGCGGCGGCGCGTGTTCATGGGAGCGCGGCGGCCCGTGCCGTGTCCGAGTACGAGGGGTTCGCCACCTCGCTGGCGTTCCTGCGCCACCGAGCGCACCAGGGCACGGCAGGACCGGACTTCACCGCACGCGAGCAGGAGCTGCTGCATCACCTGTGGCAGCGCAAGCATGTCGCGTCACCGGCCCTAACCTACGCGGCGCGAGCGACGGGGCGCGTCCGGATTCCTCCGCCGCACCGGGACTACGAGGGCTACAACCCCTATCGCGGGTGA